One genomic segment of Kocuria rhizophila DC2201 includes these proteins:
- a CDS encoding TetR/AcrR family transcriptional regulator yields MSNQTETPGAPAADLAGGPQPLTSDPATQQAARDRRSRSATRLKLIRSAPAVFAQQGIDGASVNDLCAAAGFTRGAFYSNFESKRELAILAFDDLAMQLVETLGTELDHWLGSGLDVEDVVTRIIEGVTDQVANVNQQALRVELSIAAFRSPEVRQQMAPIRARVYHAIEQALVRVAETQHLEFLVSPGDVARMLLTSYSGQLTDHMAMGGSGHGAQQVIPTMWLAFTRPT; encoded by the coding sequence GTGAGCAACCAGACAGAGACACCCGGCGCACCCGCTGCGGACCTCGCGGGGGGCCCGCAGCCCCTCACGAGTGACCCTGCCACACAGCAGGCCGCGCGGGACAGGCGTTCCCGCAGCGCCACGCGGCTCAAGCTGATCCGCAGCGCCCCGGCCGTCTTCGCGCAGCAGGGCATCGACGGCGCCTCCGTGAACGACCTCTGCGCGGCCGCCGGTTTCACGCGCGGTGCGTTCTACTCCAACTTCGAGTCCAAGCGGGAGCTCGCGATCCTCGCGTTCGACGACCTCGCCATGCAGCTCGTGGAGACCCTCGGCACCGAGCTGGACCACTGGCTCGGTTCAGGGCTGGACGTGGAGGACGTGGTCACCCGCATCATCGAGGGGGTCACGGACCAGGTGGCCAATGTGAACCAGCAGGCGCTGCGCGTGGAACTGTCCATCGCGGCGTTCCGCTCCCCGGAGGTGCGCCAGCAGATGGCGCCTATCCGCGCCCGGGTCTACCACGCCATCGAGCAGGCCCTCGTGCGGGTCGCCGAGACCCAGCACCTGGAGTTCCTGGTCTCCCCCGGTGACGTGGCCCGCATGCTGCTCACCAGCTACTCGGGTCAGCTCACGGACCACATGGCCATGGGTGGCTCCGGGCACGGCGCGCAGCAGGTGATCCCCACCATGTGGCTGGCCTTCACGCGCCCCACCTGA
- a CDS encoding alpha-ketoacid dehydrogenase subunit beta, with translation MSASKTSFAKALNTALADAMEASREVVVFGEDVGTLGGVFRITDGLTARFGRERCFDTPLAESGIIGTAVGMAMNGMRPVAEMQFDAFAYPAFEQVASHVAKMHNRTRGKLSMPLVIRIPYGGGVGGVEHHCDSSESYYAHTPGLKVFTPASVTDAYVMLREAIDSPDPVVFFEPKRLYWSTAQVDLEELREQYENGNLPKREGHAVVAREGSDATLISYGPSVPVCLAAAEEAAKDGMSVEVIDLGSVVPYDDESVAASVRRTGRAVVVAESQGFASVASEIAARTQERCFHSLAAPVLRVTGFDIPYPSPSFEHHHIPSSERILDALDDLQWED, from the coding sequence ATGAGCGCTTCGAAAACCAGTTTCGCCAAGGCGCTGAACACCGCGCTCGCGGACGCCATGGAGGCATCCCGGGAGGTCGTGGTCTTCGGTGAGGACGTGGGCACCCTCGGCGGCGTCTTCCGCATCACCGACGGGCTGACCGCGCGCTTCGGCCGCGAGCGCTGCTTCGACACCCCGCTCGCGGAGTCCGGGATCATCGGCACCGCGGTGGGCATGGCCATGAACGGCATGCGCCCCGTGGCGGAGATGCAGTTCGACGCGTTCGCGTACCCCGCGTTCGAGCAGGTGGCCTCGCACGTGGCCAAGATGCACAACCGCACCCGGGGCAAGCTGAGCATGCCCCTGGTCATCCGCATCCCCTACGGCGGCGGCGTGGGCGGCGTGGAGCACCACTGCGACTCCTCCGAGTCCTACTACGCGCACACCCCCGGGCTGAAGGTCTTCACCCCGGCCTCGGTGACGGACGCGTACGTGATGCTGCGCGAGGCCATCGACTCCCCGGACCCTGTGGTGTTCTTCGAGCCCAAGCGGCTGTACTGGTCCACCGCGCAGGTGGACCTGGAGGAGCTGCGCGAGCAGTACGAGAACGGGAACCTGCCCAAGCGCGAGGGCCACGCCGTCGTCGCCCGTGAGGGCAGTGACGCAACCCTGATCTCCTACGGCCCGTCCGTGCCGGTGTGCCTGGCCGCGGCCGAGGAGGCCGCGAAGGACGGCATGTCCGTGGAGGTCATCGACCTCGGCTCCGTGGTGCCCTACGACGACGAGTCCGTGGCCGCCTCCGTGCGCCGCACCGGGCGCGCCGTGGTGGTGGCCGAGTCCCAGGGCTTCGCGTCCGTGGCCTCGGAGATCGCCGCGCGCACCCAGGAGCGCTGCTTCCACTCGCTCGCCGCGCCGGTGCTGCGGGTCACGGGATTCGACATCCCCTACCCCTCACCGTCCTTCGAGCACCACCACATCCCGAGTTCCGAGCGCATCCTGGATGCCCTGGACGACCTGCAGTGGGAGGACTGA
- a CDS encoding tryptophan-rich sensory protein, translated as MSENARLALVTGATGYIGGQVAQELLRRGWRVRLLSRSAEKVRNLPWGDSVVAEGRSAGPGEAEVVEGNASEAADVSRALQDVDVAWYLLHSMGDSKDFVHEEVEMARTFGAAAHEAHVQRIVYLGGLHPEDEPVEELSDHLRSRVEVGRALMDSGVPTAALQTGVVIGDESSSFIMIRHLAERLPGAIAPQWVRNRIQPIAVADVVHYLVGAADLPADVNRTFDVGGPESIEYADMLDQYSRAVGKGPRFMITAPVTTAELAANWIGMVTPIDTKLARPLVGSLQHDTVIHERDLDDYIGAPPGGHTPFADAVRAAVTDLDLNRWRRVFLSTAAAVAATATVGTLASDPGSRWYEKLRKPRFQPPGWVFPVAWTALYADIAAMGSLSIADLGEEGRTAEQRAYIAALGVNLALNAGWSVLFFHRKQLRAASVESVLLAVSSADLVRRSAKVSREKGVALSPYAGWTAFASVLSTTISVLNPRRK; from the coding sequence ATGAGTGAGAACGCACGGCTGGCACTCGTCACGGGCGCCACGGGCTACATCGGCGGCCAGGTGGCCCAGGAGCTGCTGCGCCGGGGCTGGCGGGTGCGCCTGCTCAGCCGCAGCGCGGAGAAGGTGCGCAACCTGCCCTGGGGGGACAGCGTCGTCGCCGAGGGGCGCTCCGCCGGACCCGGTGAGGCCGAGGTGGTGGAGGGCAACGCCTCCGAGGCGGCGGACGTCTCCCGCGCCCTGCAGGACGTGGACGTCGCGTGGTACCTGCTGCACTCCATGGGCGATTCCAAGGACTTCGTGCACGAAGAGGTGGAGATGGCCCGGACCTTCGGCGCCGCCGCGCACGAGGCCCACGTGCAGCGCATCGTGTACCTGGGCGGGCTGCACCCGGAGGACGAGCCGGTCGAGGAGCTCTCCGACCACCTGCGCTCCCGCGTGGAGGTGGGCCGGGCGCTCATGGACTCCGGGGTGCCCACCGCCGCGCTGCAGACCGGTGTGGTGATCGGGGACGAGTCCTCCTCCTTCATCATGATCCGCCACCTCGCGGAGCGGCTGCCCGGTGCGATCGCGCCCCAGTGGGTGCGCAACCGCATCCAGCCGATCGCGGTGGCGGACGTGGTGCACTACCTGGTGGGCGCGGCGGACCTGCCCGCGGACGTGAACCGCACGTTCGACGTGGGCGGGCCCGAGTCCATCGAGTACGCGGACATGCTGGACCAGTACTCCCGCGCCGTGGGCAAGGGCCCGCGGTTCATGATCACCGCCCCCGTGACCACCGCGGAGCTCGCGGCCAACTGGATCGGGATGGTGACCCCCATCGACACCAAGCTGGCCCGACCCCTCGTGGGCAGCCTGCAGCACGACACCGTGATCCACGAGCGGGACCTCGACGACTACATCGGGGCGCCCCCGGGCGGGCACACCCCGTTTGCGGACGCGGTGCGGGCCGCCGTCACGGACCTGGACCTCAACCGCTGGCGCCGCGTGTTCCTCTCCACCGCGGCGGCCGTCGCGGCCACGGCCACGGTGGGCACGCTCGCGAGCGACCCCGGCTCCCGGTGGTACGAGAAGCTGCGCAAGCCGCGCTTCCAGCCCCCGGGCTGGGTGTTCCCCGTGGCGTGGACCGCGCTGTACGCGGACATCGCCGCCATGGGCTCGCTGTCCATCGCGGACCTCGGGGAGGAGGGCCGCACCGCCGAGCAGCGTGCCTACATCGCCGCACTCGGGGTGAACCTGGCGCTCAACGCCGGGTGGAGCGTGCTGTTCTTCCACCGCAAGCAGCTGCGGGCGGCCTCCGTGGAGTCCGTGCTGCTGGCGGTGAGCAGCGCGGACCTCGTGCGCCGCAGCGCCAAGGTCTCGCGGGAGAAGGGCGTGGCCCTCAGTCCGTACGCCGGGTGGACCGCCTTCGCCTCGGTGCTCTCCACCACCATCAGCGTGCTCAACCCGCGCCGCAAGTAG
- a CDS encoding dihydrolipoamide acetyltransferase family protein encodes MSINVFNLPDLGEGLTEADILRWLVAEGDTVTMDQPIVEVETAKSAVEVPTPFEGVVHKLHGAEGDTMLVDQPLISISDGVESPEAPAGSETDADAPGAEHGASYREEELAGTTPSAELSVDEADPTAGEDEESSGNVLIGYGTSAASSSRRRRRKRGAGADAAGQTHDALAEAPRLAPTVISPLVRKLAREHGVDIAALQGTGPGGLIMRKDVLAAIDQVDDQRMRADAAGPAPTGLSAAEPAAPAPAGLSAAGGAAPQGGAAAASSPAAAGPDSRTGLPIALQEPVKGVRKTIADAMTRSRTEIPEATVWVDVDATELLKLRSELKAKDPENTPSLLALIARFTVAGLRKFPQLNARVDTAEDGSRTITRLQGVNLGLAVESERGLMVPNLRNADQLSAMELTGAMREIIQVARSGKASPAQLSGSTFTLNNYGVFGTDGATPIINHPEAAILGIGRIIDKPWVVDGELAVRKVTTVTIAFDHRVCDGGAAGGFIRFVADCIENPVGALTQI; translated from the coding sequence GTGAGCATCAATGTGTTCAACCTGCCCGACCTGGGCGAAGGGCTCACCGAGGCGGACATCCTCCGCTGGCTCGTGGCCGAGGGTGACACCGTCACCATGGACCAGCCCATCGTGGAAGTGGAGACCGCCAAGTCCGCCGTGGAGGTGCCCACCCCGTTCGAGGGCGTGGTCCACAAGCTGCACGGCGCGGAGGGGGACACCATGCTGGTGGACCAGCCGCTGATCTCCATCTCCGACGGCGTGGAGTCCCCCGAGGCCCCCGCCGGCTCCGAGACGGACGCGGACGCGCCCGGCGCCGAGCACGGCGCGAGCTACCGCGAGGAGGAGCTCGCGGGCACCACGCCCTCGGCCGAGCTGTCCGTGGACGAAGCCGATCCCACCGCAGGTGAGGACGAGGAGTCCTCCGGCAACGTGCTGATCGGCTACGGCACCTCCGCCGCGTCCTCGTCCCGCCGACGCCGCCGCAAGCGCGGTGCCGGTGCCGACGCCGCCGGGCAGACCCACGACGCGCTCGCCGAGGCCCCGCGCCTGGCCCCCACCGTGATCTCCCCGCTCGTGCGCAAGCTCGCCCGGGAGCACGGCGTGGACATCGCCGCCCTCCAGGGCACCGGCCCCGGCGGTCTGATCATGCGCAAGGACGTCCTCGCGGCCATCGACCAGGTGGACGACCAGCGGATGCGCGCCGACGCCGCCGGGCCGGCCCCCACGGGCCTCTCCGCCGCGGAGCCCGCGGCTCCCGCCCCCGCCGGCCTGAGCGCCGCGGGAGGTGCGGCACCCCAGGGTGGTGCCGCGGCGGCGTCGTCCCCGGCGGCCGCCGGGCCCGACTCCCGCACCGGGCTGCCGATCGCGTTGCAGGAGCCCGTCAAGGGCGTGCGCAAGACCATTGCGGACGCCATGACCCGCTCCCGCACGGAGATCCCGGAGGCCACCGTGTGGGTGGACGTGGACGCCACCGAGCTGCTGAAGCTGCGCTCCGAGCTCAAGGCCAAGGATCCGGAGAACACGCCGAGCCTGCTCGCGCTGATCGCCCGGTTCACCGTGGCCGGGCTGCGGAAGTTCCCGCAGCTCAACGCCCGCGTGGACACCGCCGAGGACGGCTCCCGGACCATCACCCGCCTGCAGGGCGTGAACCTGGGCCTCGCGGTGGAGTCCGAGCGCGGACTCATGGTGCCGAACCTGCGCAACGCGGATCAGCTCAGCGCCATGGAGCTGACCGGCGCCATGCGGGAGATCATCCAGGTGGCTCGCTCCGGCAAGGCCAGCCCCGCCCAGCTGAGCGGCTCCACGTTCACGCTGAACAACTACGGCGTGTTCGGCACAGACGGCGCCACCCCGATCATCAACCACCCCGAGGCCGCGATCCTGGGCATCGGGCGGATCATCGACAAGCCGTGGGTGGTGGACGGTGAGCTGGCCGTCCGCAAGGTCACCACCGTGACCATCGCCTTCGACCACCGGGTGTGCGACGGCGGCGCGGCCGGCGGCTTCATCCGCTTCGTGGCGGACTGCATCGAGAACCCCGTGGGGGCGCTCACGCAGATCTGA
- a CDS encoding malonic semialdehyde reductase: MSTATIEQLALEITTEDADRLFTTARTASHFTDEPVTAEQKHTIYELTKMGPTAFNSQPLRITWVESPEARERLVQHMSGGNQEKTRNAPLTAILSFDENWHTRFPDFLPAAPQLQGMYDENAELRMSSGTANAHIQVGYFIIAARAAGLAVGPMTGFDAPAVDREFFEGTGKRSIVAVNLGRPQAPGYERNPRFAAEDVTESI; this comes from the coding sequence ATGAGCACCGCCACCATCGAGCAGCTGGCCCTTGAGATCACCACCGAGGACGCCGACCGCCTGTTCACCACGGCCCGCACCGCGAGCCACTTCACGGACGAGCCCGTGACCGCTGAGCAGAAGCACACCATCTACGAGCTCACCAAGATGGGCCCCACGGCGTTCAACTCCCAGCCCCTGCGCATCACGTGGGTGGAGTCCCCCGAGGCCCGCGAGCGCCTGGTGCAGCACATGAGCGGCGGCAACCAGGAGAAGACCCGCAACGCGCCGCTGACCGCCATCCTGTCCTTCGACGAGAACTGGCACACCCGCTTCCCGGACTTCCTCCCCGCGGCCCCGCAGCTGCAGGGCATGTACGACGAGAACGCGGAGCTGCGCATGTCCAGCGGCACGGCCAACGCGCACATCCAGGTGGGCTACTTCATCATCGCCGCCCGCGCCGCCGGGCTGGCCGTGGGCCCGATGACCGGCTTCGACGCCCCCGCCGTGGACCGGGAATTCTTCGAGGGCACGGGCAAGCGCTCCATCGTGGCGGTCAACCTGGGCCGTCCGCAGGCCCCGGGCTACGAGCGCAACCCGCGCTTCGCCGCGGAGGACGTCACCGAGAGCATCTGA
- a CDS encoding YhgE/Pip domain-containing protein — translation MTPKHAPAHSFRARLGRPFGQLGFWLLPMLAIIAVGVIGTALYLGGLSSPDKHFKEFPIAVINQDKGAEVPQADGKATQENLGKDLVQKFADKAAEEDKIDLRQLSMDEAKEQLDRGELYAAVVVPESFSEDTVSLIEGSLTRGNAARPEVTLYTDPQAGSLGTRLATGAVEPGVREASKKLGEQLTESVAPAEDRAYNQVLQQLQQSQQQQSQQLQRQAAQGGPEVQQFAQQVQKSQEGSAEQIAKELSPTVSSVAKDTLKDPVNMVSKAYNDLPEGTALGMSAFYYSILLLVVGFSGSVALNLLMDARMGMAPFEMGPFFKDYERAVLPRPVGFLMKWLTFVVAAAPASALMMWVASAVGMPVPHGFLVFLLGWLAMSTVSAIVLALISVGGSVGMLLCLVYLVFMGLPSAGAVVPLEAVPGFFRAIAPIEPLHHIFTSVRSALFFDAIPEAGLTTGLIGLFVMLAVALLVGVLGGWGYDKWVGLRGSDGAAKHSAEAPVPAGEKPLSKTADNPSVPDGASA, via the coding sequence GTGACACCCAAACACGCTCCCGCCCACTCCTTCCGGGCCCGACTCGGCCGGCCGTTCGGCCAGCTCGGGTTCTGGCTGCTGCCCATGCTGGCGATCATCGCCGTGGGCGTGATCGGCACCGCCCTCTACCTGGGAGGCCTGTCCAGCCCGGACAAGCACTTCAAGGAGTTCCCCATTGCCGTGATCAACCAGGACAAGGGCGCCGAGGTGCCCCAGGCCGACGGCAAGGCCACCCAGGAGAACCTGGGCAAGGACCTCGTCCAGAAGTTCGCGGACAAGGCCGCCGAGGAGGACAAGATCGACCTCCGCCAGCTCAGCATGGACGAGGCCAAGGAGCAGCTGGACCGCGGTGAGCTCTACGCCGCCGTGGTGGTGCCCGAGTCCTTCTCCGAGGACACCGTGAGCCTCATCGAGGGCTCCCTCACCCGCGGCAACGCCGCCCGCCCCGAGGTCACCCTCTACACGGACCCGCAGGCCGGCTCCCTGGGCACCCGACTGGCCACGGGCGCCGTGGAGCCCGGCGTGCGCGAGGCCAGCAAGAAGCTCGGCGAGCAGCTCACGGAGTCCGTGGCACCCGCCGAGGATCGGGCCTACAACCAGGTGCTCCAGCAGCTGCAGCAGTCCCAGCAGCAGCAGTCCCAGCAGCTCCAGCGCCAGGCGGCGCAGGGCGGGCCCGAGGTCCAGCAGTTCGCCCAGCAGGTGCAGAAGTCCCAGGAGGGCTCCGCCGAGCAGATCGCCAAGGAGCTCTCGCCCACCGTCAGCTCGGTGGCCAAGGACACCCTCAAGGACCCCGTGAACATGGTGTCCAAGGCATACAACGACCTCCCCGAGGGCACCGCCCTGGGCATGAGCGCGTTCTACTACTCGATCCTGCTGCTGGTGGTCGGCTTCTCCGGCTCCGTGGCGCTGAACCTGCTCATGGACGCCCGCATGGGCATGGCCCCGTTCGAGATGGGTCCGTTCTTCAAGGACTACGAGCGGGCCGTGCTGCCCCGCCCCGTGGGCTTCCTCATGAAGTGGCTGACGTTCGTGGTCGCGGCCGCCCCGGCCTCCGCGCTCATGATGTGGGTGGCGTCCGCGGTGGGCATGCCCGTGCCCCACGGGTTCCTCGTGTTCCTGCTCGGCTGGCTCGCGATGTCCACCGTCTCGGCCATCGTGCTGGCCCTGATCTCCGTGGGCGGCAGCGTGGGCATGCTGCTGTGCCTGGTGTACCTGGTGTTCATGGGCCTGCCCTCGGCCGGCGCCGTGGTGCCGCTCGAGGCGGTCCCCGGCTTCTTCCGGGCCATCGCCCCGATCGAGCCCCTGCACCACATCTTCACGTCCGTGCGCTCCGCGCTGTTCTTCGACGCCATTCCGGAGGCCGGGCTGACCACCGGGCTCATCGGGCTGTTCGTGATGCTCGCGGTCGCGCTGCTCGTGGGTGTGCTCGGCGGCTGGGGCTACGACAAGTGGGTGGGTCTGCGCGGTTCCGACGGCGCCGCCAAGCACAGCGCCGAGGCGCCCGTGCCCGCCGGTGAGAAACCCCTCTCCAAGACTGCGGATAACCCCTCCGTGCCGGACGGCGCGTCCGCCTAG
- a CDS encoding CPBP family intramembrane glutamic endopeptidase, whose product MSQHRVSPYGDTTAATRKRTVWVVAATGVVAAVCLAWSLRIPAGDPWFYPATFILAGVYIAGSSAAIRMTGERLPWKVTPRGMRDAVLGGIVLAVIFVAGGFMVRFIPFLGEPVHELLNHARVGSLFMVALTTAVNGVAEETYYRGALWRVLPRGRRILVTTIAYTAVTSLVGIPLLAFAAAALGAFVGYLRERTRSLVPPIVAHLVWSLTMLFVLPYVV is encoded by the coding sequence GTGAGTCAACATCGGGTCAGCCCCTACGGGGACACCACGGCAGCCACCCGCAAGCGCACGGTGTGGGTGGTGGCCGCCACCGGCGTGGTGGCCGCGGTCTGCCTCGCGTGGTCCCTGCGCATCCCCGCGGGGGACCCGTGGTTCTACCCCGCCACGTTCATCCTCGCGGGGGTGTACATCGCGGGAAGCTCCGCGGCCATCCGCATGACGGGTGAGCGCCTGCCCTGGAAGGTCACCCCGCGGGGCATGCGGGACGCCGTGCTGGGCGGGATCGTGCTCGCCGTGATCTTCGTGGCCGGCGGGTTCATGGTGCGGTTCATCCCGTTCCTGGGCGAGCCGGTGCACGAGCTGCTGAACCACGCCCGCGTGGGCAGCCTGTTCATGGTGGCCCTGACCACCGCGGTCAACGGCGTGGCCGAGGAGACCTACTACCGCGGGGCCCTGTGGCGGGTGCTGCCCCGCGGCCGGCGGATCCTGGTCACCACCATTGCCTACACCGCCGTGACCTCGCTCGTGGGCATCCCGCTGCTCGCCTTTGCCGCCGCGGCGCTCGGTGCCTTCGTGGGCTACCTGCGCGAGCGCACCCGCTCGCTCGTGCCCCCGATCGTGGCGCACCTGGTGTGGTCCCTGACCATGCTCTTCGTCCTGCCGTACGTGGTCTGA
- a CDS encoding LysE/ArgO family amino acid transporter, with the protein MTSAFLPGLVTGLALIVAIGAQNAFVLRQGIRREHVGAVVAICIVSDIFLIGLGTAGIGVLIERVPWLLNAFRWAGVVYLAVFAVMSFRSALKPQTMDAAGTGAGSLRGVVLATLAFTWLNPHAYLDAVLILGNLANQHGEQRWIFAGGAFTGSVIWFTALGAGARALSHVLNTPLTWRIVDVGVGLVMLFIAVQLALMPAI; encoded by the coding sequence GTGACTTCTGCGTTTCTTCCCGGACTGGTGACCGGGCTCGCCCTGATCGTGGCCATCGGCGCCCAGAACGCGTTCGTGCTGCGCCAGGGCATCCGCCGCGAGCACGTGGGCGCGGTGGTGGCCATCTGCATCGTCTCGGACATCTTCCTGATCGGGTTGGGCACCGCGGGGATCGGGGTGCTCATCGAGCGGGTGCCGTGGCTGCTCAACGCCTTCCGCTGGGCGGGGGTCGTGTACCTCGCGGTGTTCGCGGTGATGTCCTTCAGGTCGGCGCTGAAACCCCAGACCATGGATGCCGCGGGCACCGGGGCGGGGTCGCTGCGCGGGGTGGTCCTCGCGACGCTCGCGTTCACGTGGCTCAACCCCCACGCCTATCTTGACGCCGTGCTCATCCTGGGCAACCTGGCCAACCAGCACGGCGAGCAGCGCTGGATCTTCGCGGGCGGTGCGTTCACGGGCTCGGTCATCTGGTTCACGGCCCTGGGTGCCGGTGCGCGGGCGCTGTCCCACGTGCTGAACACCCCGCTGACGTGGCGGATCGTGGACGTGGGCGTGGGCCTGGTGATGCTGTTCATCGCGGTGCAGCTGGCGCTGATGCCCGCGATCTGA
- a CDS encoding MarR family winged helix-turn-helix transcriptional regulator, translating into MDTSHAPAPDDDRTRMLRSAARLREVLRHGVYFLRSMEGARDITSQQVSLLAMLLPGGVRMTTIAANLGVRTPTATQSVDRLSRAGLVRRDPDPTDARAVLVSLTPQGEEVLAREDQHRNECVADVLTTLTAEDLTRLDAALPVLAKLAGGKDSTDPESGGS; encoded by the coding sequence ATGGACACCTCCCACGCCCCCGCGCCCGACGACGACCGCACCCGGATGCTCCGCAGCGCGGCGCGGTTGCGGGAGGTGCTGCGTCACGGCGTGTATTTCCTGCGCAGCATGGAAGGCGCCCGGGACATCACGAGCCAGCAGGTCAGCCTGCTGGCAATGCTGCTCCCGGGTGGGGTGCGGATGACCACGATCGCCGCGAACCTGGGCGTGCGCACGCCCACGGCCACCCAGAGCGTGGACCGGCTCAGCAGGGCTGGGTTGGTGCGCCGGGACCCTGATCCCACCGATGCCCGGGCGGTGCTCGTGTCCCTCACACCCCAGGGCGAGGAGGTGCTCGCGCGGGAGGACCAGCACCGCAACGAGTGCGTGGCGGACGTGCTGACCACCCTCACTGCTGAGGACCTCACCAGGCTCGACGCCGCCCTGCCCGTGCTCGCGAAGCTCGCCGGCGGCAAGGACTCCACGGATCCCGAGTCCGGGGGCTCCTGA
- a CDS encoding thiamine pyrophosphate-dependent dehydrogenase E1 component subunit alpha — MSEPTPAGGESATREPTPPVNPAVEASKNFGITPEQYMLPASKEIRLLNPDGTAVPESEQGQEPGHEYPMPDTERLLNAYEKLVVGRRINDQNMALVRQGRMAVYPSSHGQEACQVAAALCLEDDDWLFPTYRDSVAVMSRGVDPLEVMSTYRGDWHGGYDPKKYKVSIQATPLTTQLLHAVGVAHAAKLRGENTVTLAMCGDGATSEGDFHEALNFAAVFQLPVLFLVQNNGYAISVPLSSQTRAPSLAHKGVGYGMASERVDGNDLAAMLSVLGRGIELCRQGGGPLLVEAMTYRMQAHTNADDDTRYRERDEVSEWVAKDPITRMQRYLEGQGALDEDATGKISGHAEAMAKRLREAMSSKPDLDPQDLFRFVYHEPTTQLREQGAQLADELSREEA; from the coding sequence ATGAGCGAGCCCACCCCCGCAGGTGGCGAGTCCGCCACCCGGGAGCCCACCCCGCCCGTGAATCCGGCGGTGGAGGCCTCGAAGAACTTCGGGATCACCCCCGAGCAGTACATGCTGCCCGCGAGCAAGGAGATCCGTCTGCTCAACCCGGACGGCACCGCCGTCCCCGAGTCCGAGCAGGGCCAGGAGCCCGGCCACGAGTACCCCATGCCGGACACCGAGCGGCTGCTCAACGCCTACGAGAAGCTCGTGGTGGGCCGTCGCATCAACGACCAGAACATGGCGCTGGTGCGCCAGGGCCGCATGGCCGTGTACCCGTCCAGCCACGGTCAGGAGGCGTGCCAGGTGGCCGCCGCCCTGTGCCTCGAGGACGACGACTGGCTGTTCCCCACGTACCGCGACTCCGTGGCCGTGATGTCCCGCGGCGTGGACCCGCTGGAGGTCATGAGCACCTACCGCGGTGACTGGCACGGCGGCTACGACCCCAAGAAGTACAAGGTCTCCATCCAGGCCACCCCGCTCACCACCCAGCTGCTGCACGCCGTGGGCGTGGCCCACGCCGCCAAGCTGCGCGGCGAGAACACGGTGACGCTGGCCATGTGCGGTGACGGGGCGACGTCGGAGGGGGACTTCCACGAGGCCCTGAACTTCGCCGCCGTGTTCCAGCTGCCCGTGCTGTTCCTGGTGCAGAACAACGGCTACGCGATCTCCGTGCCGCTGTCCTCGCAGACGCGCGCGCCGTCCCTGGCCCACAAGGGCGTGGGCTATGGCATGGCCAGTGAGCGCGTGGACGGAAACGACCTCGCGGCCATGCTCTCCGTGCTGGGGCGCGGCATCGAGCTGTGCCGCCAGGGCGGCGGTCCGCTGCTCGTGGAGGCCATGACCTACCGCATGCAGGCGCACACCAACGCGGACGACGACACCCGCTACCGCGAGCGCGACGAGGTCAGCGAGTGGGTGGCCAAGGACCCGATCACCCGCATGCAGCGCTACCTCGAGGGCCAGGGCGCCCTGGACGAGGACGCCACCGGCAAGATCTCCGGGCACGCCGAGGCCATGGCCAAGCGGCTGCGCGAGGCGATGTCCTCCAAGCCGGACCTGGACCCGCAGGACCTGTTCCGCTTCGTGTACCACGAACCCACCACCCAGCTGCGTGAGCAGGGCGCCCAGCTCGCGGACGAGCTCTCCCGAGAGGAGGCGTGA
- a CDS encoding Lrp/AsnC family transcriptional regulator has product MAQSKRVELDETDRRILDELTRDARQSVTALAAKVHISRAHAYERIRRLHEQGVVLRYTAVIDPAKAGLEASAYVTLRLKQNTWDTLGPKLRRIPQVQHVALVGGTFDVMLLVRARGTAELRDVIFERIQPMPEVVDTQTFLIFEDVDVGG; this is encoded by the coding sequence ATGGCGCAGAGCAAGCGCGTGGAGCTGGACGAGACTGACCGGCGGATCCTGGACGAGCTCACGCGGGACGCGCGGCAGTCCGTCACGGCGCTCGCGGCCAAGGTGCACATCTCACGTGCCCACGCGTACGAGCGGATCCGCCGGCTGCACGAGCAGGGCGTGGTGCTGCGCTACACCGCCGTGATCGACCCCGCCAAGGCGGGCCTGGAGGCCTCCGCGTACGTGACGCTGCGCCTGAAGCAGAACACGTGGGACACCCTGGGGCCCAAGCTGCGCCGGATCCCGCAGGTGCAGCACGTGGCGCTGGTGGGCGGCACGTTCGACGTGATGCTGCTGGTGCGTGCGCGGGGCACGGCGGAGCTGCGGGACGTGATCTTCGAGCGCATCCAGCCCATGCCCGAGGTGGTGGACACGCAGACGTTCCTGATCTTCGAGGACGTGGACGTGGGCGGCTGA